A section of the Paralichthys olivaceus isolate ysfri-2021 chromosome 14, ASM2471397v2, whole genome shotgun sequence genome encodes:
- the arfgef3 gene encoding brefeldin A-inhibited guanine nucleotide-exchange protein 3 isoform X2, translated as MEDILRKILRDATGHRHKGIREACVSARETLETQRGSTRVSPSQLRACCLLPLQMALESKNSKLGQTALTGMQKLLCEDRFVGGVGVDVLEKQLLSQMLEAIRITPSLNEDLQVEVMKVLLCITYSPNFDINGDSILRIAEVCIETYLSSCHQRSINTAVRATLSQILGDLTLQLRHRQEGADGDEVTSLPLQRKDVSPTSQALCEDVVTVLTVFCEKLESVDSENQLLQLLYLECILSMLSSCPPTMHLSRGFTDLVWKQLCPSLVAIMGNPVNDKTIASHHGHLGAADRERLSDRLSLGINQEAEPCGGGVSDQGRGSGCSSSPPARIAPVVRTVCYIAAELVRLVSCVESMKPVLQSLYHRILLYPPPQHRTEAIRIMKEILGSPQRLYDLAGPCVAEPETRKRSFSKRKSHLDLLKLVMDGMTEACVKGGIEACYSSVSCACALLRALDELSQGRGLQPEQARLLLRRLDDLKDGTESTRESMEINEADFRWQRHILSSEQPPWDTGSSAPNMSTTGGAERSPDISISITTETGQTTLDLEAGGLGLGPGHTTPEECGEDAQLPSPLFCSDQEAAKHEQSAETNQVRQQEEGGGAGEVEERGERRGGGGVVPPDVVQRSHALVYPDITNFLSVESRTRSHHAGGSRYSESNFSMEEQDLSRTEFDSCDQYSMAAEKDSGRSDVSDIGSDNVSLADEEQQTPRDCPGHRSLRTAALSLKLLRHQEADQQSTRLFVQSLAALLPRLLGLATAAEVDLSLQKFSSNFCTGLQAGGIHSPGFEAADALSVQSLMNADGLYLVSYSALLLNLKLCCCDYYRRRTLAPALGLKEFVRLIQSSGVLVVLSQAWIEELYRQVLERNLLAEAGYWCSPEEHTHSLPLITMLTDIDGLGSSAIGGQLIRRPSSQSPFSCDKSCSDSVTAGSVFSRFILTSVWKNLIDVLSTPLTGRMAGSSKGLAFILGAEGVKEQSQRERDTICLSLDGLRKAAALSCALGVAANCASALAQMAAASCVQEEKDEKEVAETGDTITQVKQRLEQIGRPQGVRIHTAHVLCMDAILNVGLEMGSHNHDCWPHVFRVTEYISSLEHTHFSDGSLQPSSLTTITQQSQQAAGVDLGQELSCEPSPEASELGLSQPVIQPLSIQELLRESSRGGRGLDLRGGSLMTGTAAAKAVCTLSTQADRLFEEAATKLNLVGLVFFLQQLRKASQSQLFDSVTETGDYSLAMPGEAKSTLERRSALHLFRLGEAMLRIVRNKNRPLLHMMRAWSVVAPHLVEAACHKERHVSQKAVSFIHDVLMEVLTSWAELPHFHFNEALFRPFEHIMQLELCDEDVQDQVITSIGELVEMCSPQILSGWRPLFSALRTVHGSKTDTKDYLLGEYSMGKSQAPVFDVFEAFINTDNIQVFANAATDYIVCLMKFVKGLGEVDYKEIGDCVHVSDHSSTDLCLPALDYLRKCSQLLAKIYKMPSKPVFLGARLASLPMRSQERSVSSEDGMDCVLQEFDDDTGLIQVWILLLEQLTAAVSNCPRTHQPPTLELLFSLLREVTVVPGPGFGIFSVIQLLLPVMSLWLQRSHGDHSYWDVAAGNFKHAIGLSCELVVEHVNNFIHSDIGYESLINLMLKDMFKLLVSCVSEPAETISRVGCSCIRYVLVTVGPVFTEEMWRLACCALQDAFSATLEPVKNLLACFHSGSDSFSGDACEVKVAAPSHSPSAEAEYWRIKAMAQQVFMLDTQCSPKTPNSKDGFEHAQSCVLIIEMPSDQQSNGHAQKRIPFRTIVVSLLSHQVLLQNLCDILLEEFVKQPEGHDRVTPVTSDPSRPTAGFLRYISMTNLAIILDLLLDSYRTARDFDTRPGLKYLLMKVSGVCGAANLYRQSAMSFNLYFQALLSATLSQADGMTAQQVKRILHEEEEGSSDSSRPGSASSEDEDIFEETAQVSPPRGRDKRHPWRAPIPSLSVQPLGSADWAWLVKRLYKLCMDLCNSYIQMHRDLESTLEEAALLRGGGGDHIFFLPLFQSETSTPTSVGGVSARETPSEEGGNRCQVADASVASPGDTPTQSPGFSCTGSLPHHFRTGGERRDSGITASSLGGEVGSGRRKEWWEKAGNKLYTIATDKTISKLMMEYKRRKQQQQQQQQQSHVNLFMKEQGRTAAGGGGMGERRGPAEPQRAPQRPQQLVDQQGPPLRHSVSAGPEVLRQEKRPRSGSTISSHSISLRDSEAQIQAWTNMVLTLLNQTLLLTDTSFLALQAALYPCLSQLSCHITDARVRQALREWLGRVGRLYDITV; from the exons ATGGAGGACATTCTCCGGAAAATACTCAGAGACGCGAccggacacagacacaaaggaaTACGGGAAGCGTGTGTGTCCGCCCGCG AAACACTGGAGACTCAGAGAGGATCAACCAGAGTTTCACCGTCTCAGCTCCG agcgTGTTGTCTTCTGCCTCTACAAATGGCTCTGGAGTCTAAAAACTCCAAACTGGGACAGACGGCGCTCACTGGGATGCAG AAGCTCCTGTGTGAGGACAGGTTTGTGGGCGGGGTTGGCGTGGATGTCCTGGAGAAACAGCTGCTCAGCCAGATGTTGGAGGCCATCAGAATCACTCCGTCTCTGAATGAAGACCTGCAGGTGGAGGTCATGAAG gtcCTGCTCTGCATCACCTACTCACCAAACTTTGACATTAACGGAGACTCCATCCTGAGGATCGCTGAG gtgtGTATTGAAACCTACTTGTCCAGCTGTCACCAGCGCAGCATCAACACGGCAGTGAGAGCGACGCTGAGTCAGATTCTGGGAGACCTGACGCTGCAGCTGCGACACCGACAAGAg GGTGCAGACGGAGATGAGGTGACATCACTGCCGCTGCAGAGGAAAG atgtGTCTCCCACCAGTCAGGCTCTGTGTGAAGACGTGGTGACAGTTCTGACAGTTTTCTGTGAGAAGCTGGAGTCTGTCGACAG TGAgaaccagctgctgcagcttctctacCTCGAGTGCATCCTCTCCATGCTCAGCAGCTGTcctcccacaatgcacctgtCCAGAGGTTTCACCGACCTCGTGTG GAAGCAGCTGTGTCCGTCCCTCGTAGCGATCATGGGAAACCCCGTCAACGACAAAACCATCGCCTCCCACCatggccacttgggggcagcagacagagagcGGCTCTCAGACAGACTCAGTCTTG GAATCAACCAGGAGGCGGAGCCCTGTGGCGGAGGAGTGTCTGATCAGGGCAGGGGTTCCGGCTGCTCGTCCAGCCCCCCTGCCAGGATTGCACCTGTGGTGCGGACGGTGTGTTACATTGCGGCAGAGCTGGTGCGCCTGGTGAGCTGCGTGGAGTCGATGAAGCCGGTGCTGCAGTCGCTTTACCACCGGATCCTCCTGTACCCGCCTCCGCAGCACCGCACAGAGGCCATACGCATCATGAAGGAG atccTGGGCAGCCCTCAGCGGCTCTACGACCTCGCCGGTCCGTGCGTCGCTGAACCTGAAACCAGGAAGCGCTCGTTCTCAAAGAGGAAGTCACACCTGGACCTCCTCAAACT AGTGATGGATGGGATGACAGAGGCGTGTGTGAAGGGAGGTATCGAGGCTTGTTACTCGTCCGTCTCCTGCGCCTGCGCTCTCCTCAGAGCGCTGGACGAGCTGTCGCAGGGCCGCGGCCTCCAGCCCGAGCAG GCGCGGCTTCTCCTCAGACGATTGGACGACCTGAAGGACGGGACGGAGTCCACGCGTGAGTCCATGGAGATCAACGAGGCCGATTTCAGATGGCAGAGACACATCCTTTCCTCCGAGCAGCCCCCGTGGGACACTGGCTCCTCTGCCCCCAACATGTCCACCACTGGGGGAGCGGAGCGCAGCCCCGacatcagcatcagcatcacCACGGAGACGGGCCAAACCACCCTGGATCTGGAGGCGGGGGGGCTTGGCCTTGGCCCCGGTCACACCACTCCTGAAGAATGTGGCGAGGACGCTCAACTCCCCTCGCCCTTGTTCTGCAGCGACCAGGAAGCAGCCAAGCATGAACAGAGCGCAGAGACGAACCAGGTtcggcagcaggaggaggggggaggtgcAGGGGAAGTtgaagagaggggggagagaagaggaggagggggtgtggTTCCTCCAGATGTGGTCCAGCGGAGTCATGCCCTCGTTTACCCCGACATCACCAACTTTCTGTCTGTGGAGTCCAGGACCAGGTCACATCACGCCGGAGGATCACGATACAGCGAGAGCAACTTCAG TATGGAGGAACAGGACCTGTCACGGACAGAGTTCGACTCATGTGACCAGTACTCCATGGCGGCTGAGAAAGACTCGGGCCGCTCCGACGTCTCTGACATCGGCTCCGACAACGTCTCCCTTGCTGACGAGGAGCAGCAGACGCCCCGCGACTGCCCGGGCCACCGCTCGCTCCGCACTGCCGCCCTGTCCCTCAAGTTGCTCCGCCACCAGGAGGCCGACCAGCAGAGCACCAGGCTGTTCGTCCAGTCGCTGGCGGCGCTGCTGCCGCGGCTGCTGGGCCTCGCCACCGCCGCCGAAGTCGACCTCTCCCTGCAGAAGTTCTCCTCCAACTTCTGCACCGGACTgcaggctg gTGGGATCCACTCCCCAGGTTTCGAGGCGGCCGACGCTCTGAGCGTTCAGTCTCTGATGAACGCAGACGGTCTGTACCTGGTGTCGTACTCCGCTCTGCTGCTCAACCTCAAGCTCTGCTGCTGCGACTATTACAGACGACGAACGCTGGCGCCCGCCCTCGGCCTG aAGGAGTTTGTGCGTCTGATCCAGAGCAGCGGCGTCCTCGTGGTTCTCTCTCAGGCCTGGATAGAGGAGCTGTACCGCCAGGTGTTGGAGCGCAACCTGCTGGCTGAAGCCGGGTACTGGTGCTCAcctgaggaacacacacactcgctgccGCTCATCACTATGCtaacag ATATCGATGGTCTGGGCAGCAGTGCGATCGGCGGTCAGCTGATCAGGCGGCCGTCCAGCCAGTCCCCGTTCAGCTGTGACAAGTCGTGCAGCGACAGCGTGACAGCAG gatcTGTGTTCTCACGCTTCATCCTCACCAGCGTCTGGAAGAACCTGATCGACGTTCTGTCCACGCCTCTGACGGGCCGCATGGCGGGCAGCTCCAAGGGTCTGGCGTTCATCCTGGGAGCCGAGGGCGTCAAAgagcagagccagagagagagagacaccatcTGTCTGAGTTTAGACGGCCTGCGTAAGGCCGCCGCGCTCAGCTGCGCCCTCG gtgtggcAGCAAACTGTGCGTCAGCTTTAGCTCAGATGGCGGCTGCCTCCtgtgtgcaggaggagaaggatgagAAGGAGGTGGCGGAGACCGGAGACACCATCACACAAG tGAAGCAGCGTCTCGAGCAGATTGGACGTCCTCAGGGAGTTCGTATCCACACGGCTCACGTGTTGTGTATGGACGCCATCCTGAACGTAGGACTGGAGATGGGGAGTCACAACCACGACTGCTGGCCGCACGTcttcag ggtgaCTGAGTACATCAGTTCATTGGAACACACCCACTTCAGCGACGGCTCCCTGCAGCCGTCCTCTCTGACCACCATCACGCAGCAGAGCCAGCAGGCGGCCGGCGTTGACCTGGGGCAGGAGCTGAGCTGTGAGCCCAGCCCCGAGGCCTCGGAGCTGGGCCTGAGTCAGCCCGTCATCCAGCCTCTGTCCATCCAGGAGCTGCTGAGGGAGAGCAGCCGAGGGGGCCGCGGCCTCGACCTGAGGGGCGGGAGCCTGATGACCGGGACCGCCGCCGCCAAGGCCGTGTGCACGCTGTCGACACAGGCGGACAG gttGTTTGAAGAAGCTGCCACCAAACTGAACCTGGTGGGTTTggtgtttttcctgcagcagttaAGAAAAGCGTCTCAGTCTCAACTGTTTGATTCCGTCACTGAGACCGGAGACTATTCACTGGCAAtgccag GAGAAGCTAAGTCGACGCTGGAGCGCCGCAGCGCCCTCCATCTCTTCCGATTGGGCGAGGCCATGCTGCGGATCGTCAGGAACAAGAACCGACCTCTGCTCCACATGATGAGGGCGTGGAGCGTGGTGGCGCCACACCTGGTGGAG GCGGCGTGTCACAAAGAGCGCCATGTTTCCCAGAAGGCCGTTTCCTTCATCCATGACGTCCTGATGGAGGTCCTGACGAGCTGGGCGGAGCTTCCACACTTCCACTTTAACGAGGCTCTGTTCAGGCCGTTTGAACACATCATGCAGCTGGAGCTGTGCGACGAGGACGTGCAGGACCAG GTGATCACGTCGATCGGCGAACTGGTGGAGATGTGCTCTCCTCAGATCCTGTCAGGGTGGAGGCCTCTGTTCAGCGCTCTGAGGACGGTGCACGGCAGCAAGACAGACACGAAAGACTATCTGCTGGGAGAGTACTCCATGG GGAAGTCTCAGGCTCCGGTGTTCGACGTCTTCGAGGCGTTCATCAACACCGACAACATCCAGGTTTTTGCCAACGCTGCCACCGACTACATCGTTTGTCTGATGAAGTTCGTCAAAGGTTTAG gggagGTGGACTATAAGGAGATCGGAGACTGTGTCCATGTGTCGGATCACAGCTCCACTGACCTTTGTCTGCCGGCTCTCGACTACCTCCGCAAATGTTCACAG ctgctggCAAAGATCTACAAGATGCCGTCCAAACCCGTGTTTCTGGGGGCGCGGCTGGCCAGCCTGCCAATGAGATCACAGGAGCGCTCTGTCAGCAGCGAGGACGGGATGGACTGTGTCCTGCAGGAGTTTGATGACGACACAG GTCTGATCCAGGTCTGGATTCTGTTGTTGGAGCAGCTCACAGCTGCAGTTTCCAACTGTCCTCGAACGCATCAACCTCCAACTCTGGAGCTACTGTTCAGTCTCTTGAGAGAAGTCACCGTGGtaccag gtccagGGTTCGGCATCTTCTCCGTCATccagctgctgcttcctgtgatgtcactgtggcTGCAGCGTAGCCATGGCGACCACTCCTACTGGGATGTGGCGGCGGGGAACTTCAAACACGCCATCGGTCTGTCGTGTGAGCTGGTGGTGGAACACGTCAACAACTTCATACACTCAG ACATTGGTTACGAGTCTCTGATCAACCTGATGTTGAAGGACATGTTCAAGCTGCTGGTGTCGTGTGTGTCTGAACCTGCGGAGACGATCTCCAGAGTCGGCTGCTCCTGCATCAG ATATGTGCTGGTGACGGTCGGTCCCGTCTTCACAGAGGAGATGTGGCGTTTGGCGTGCTGCGCTCTGCAGGACGCTTTCTCTGCCACGTTAGAGCCCGTCAAG AACCTTCTGGCCTGTTTCCACAGTGGATCAGACAGTTTCTCTGGAGACGCCTGCGAGGTGAAGGTGGCGGCTCCGTCTCACTCGCCCTCAGCCGAGGCCGAGTACTGGAGGATCAAAGCTATGGCTCAGCAG GTCTTCATGTTGGACACTCAGTGTTCTCCAAAGACGCCAAACAGCAAGGATGGCTTTGAACACGCTCAGTCCTGCGTCCTCATCATCGAGATGCCGTCCGACCAGCAGTCCAACGGACACGCTCAGaagag GATTCCGTTCCGCACCATCGTGGTGAGTCTTCTGTCTCATCAGGTTCTGCTGCAGAACCTCTGCGACATCCTCCTGGAGGAGTTCGTCAAACAGCCAGAGGGTCACGACAGGGTCAcgcctgtgacctctgaccccagcaGACCCACGGCCGGCTTCCTGCGCTACATCTCCATGACGAATTTAGCCATAATCttggacctgctgctggactcttACAG GACGGCGCGGGACTTTGACACCCGCCCGGGTCTGAAGTACCTGCTCATGAAGGTGTCGGGTGTTTGTGGAGCAGCGAATCTTTACCGTCAGTCTGCCATGAGCTTCAACCTGTACTTCCAGGCTCTGCTGAGCGCCACCCTCAGTCAGGCCGACGGTATGACGGCTCAGCAG GTGAAGAGGATTCTgcacgaggaagaggagggtagcTCCGACTCCTCTCGCCCCGGATCTGCGTCTTCAGAGGACGAAGACATCTTCGAGGAAACGGCACAG GTCAGTCCTCCTCGCGGCCGGGACAAACGTCACCCGTGGCGAGCGCCCATCCCGTCGCTCAGCGTGCAGCCGCTGGGCAGCGCCGACTGGGCGTGGCTGGTGAAACGTCTCTACAAACTGTGCATGGATCTGTGCAACAGCTACATCCAGATGCACCGCGACCTGGAGAGCACGCTGGAGGAGGCGGCGCTgctgagaggagggggaggagaccACATCTTCTTCCTGCCTCTCTTCCAATCAGAGACTTCTACCCCGACGTCAGTGGGCGGGGTTTCAGCAAGGGAGACACCGTCGGAGGAAGGCGGGAACAGGTGTCAGGTTGCGGACGCGAGCGTGGCATCACCAGGAGACACGCCCACGCAGAGTCCAGGATTCAG CTGCACAGGAAGTTTGCCGCATCACTTCCGGACCGGAGGAGAGCGAAGGGACTCCGGCATCACAGCGAGCTCATTAGGAGGCGAAGTGGGTTCGGGCAGGAGAAAGGAATGGTGGGAAAAAGCCGGGAACAAACTTTACACCATTGCCACCGACAAAACCATCAGCAAACTGATGATGGAGTACAAAcgcaggaagcagcagcagcagcagcagcagcagcagagccacgTCAACCTGTTCATGAAAGAGCAGGGCCGCACCGCCGCAGGGGGAGGGGgcatgggggagaggagggggccCGCGGAGCCGCAGAGGGCCCCTCAGAGGCCCCAGCAGCTGGTGGACCAGCAGGGGCCGCCACTGAGGCACTCAGTCAGCGCAGGACCTGAAGTCCTGAGGCAGGAGAAGAGGCCGAGGTctggatccaccatcagctccCACAGCATCTCACTGAGAGACTCCGAGGCTCAGATCCAG gcgTGGACCAACATGGTCCTGACTCTCCTCAACCAGACGCTCCTCCTGACCGACACCTCCTTCCTGGCGCTCCAGGCGGCGCTCTACCCCTGCCTCAGCCAGCTCTCCTGCCACATCACTGACGCCCGGGTCCGCCAGGCGCTGCGTGAGTGGCTGGGCCGCGTTGGCCGACTCTATGACATCACTGTGTGA